A section of the Pseudovibrio sp. M1P-2-3 genome encodes:
- a CDS encoding ribonuclease T2, producing the protein MIFPRLLVALGVVGSLAGPASAQIKMEGYFVAKQSCPAYQSFKKRTNPGELSVNVNEAYTLIGKNKEPVEYYQILIEETKPQQRWVNAKCGEYLSKEQAEQGEGRGNSGEIGSGVDGSPAYVLAASWQPSFCETRPSKTECKTQNSNRFDASNLVLHGLWPQPRGNVYCGVSDVIRLTDKNGNWKELPKLKLSEELRKDLEKIMPGYASYLHRHEWYKHGTCYGSTAQQYFDHSLDLMEQLNLSAVNTLFSENIGDYIGAEDIRNSFDEAFGQGAGAKVEVDCDVVGGRRLIGELRIHLQGTLNEGAAFADLLENAPSAKQGCSGGIVDEVGLGN; encoded by the coding sequence ATGATATTTCCACGTTTACTGGTGGCTTTAGGGGTTGTTGGATCTCTGGCAGGGCCTGCCTCTGCTCAAATCAAAATGGAGGGGTATTTTGTCGCCAAACAATCCTGTCCGGCCTATCAATCCTTCAAAAAAAGAACCAATCCGGGTGAGCTGTCTGTAAATGTGAATGAAGCTTACACTTTAATCGGCAAAAACAAGGAACCCGTCGAGTACTATCAAATCCTCATTGAGGAGACGAAACCGCAGCAAAGGTGGGTGAACGCGAAATGCGGGGAGTACTTGAGCAAAGAACAGGCGGAACAGGGCGAGGGTCGTGGGAATTCGGGTGAGATTGGTTCAGGGGTTGATGGCAGCCCCGCCTATGTTCTTGCCGCCAGCTGGCAACCGTCTTTTTGCGAAACCAGACCAAGTAAAACCGAATGTAAAACACAAAATTCGAACCGCTTCGATGCCTCCAACCTTGTGCTGCATGGCCTGTGGCCACAGCCCCGTGGGAACGTTTATTGCGGTGTGTCCGATGTGATCCGCCTGACAGACAAGAACGGCAACTGGAAAGAACTTCCCAAGTTGAAGCTGAGTGAAGAGCTTCGCAAGGACCTTGAGAAAATCATGCCCGGCTATGCCTCCTACCTGCACCGCCACGAGTGGTATAAACACGGCACCTGCTACGGCAGCACTGCGCAGCAATATTTTGATCACTCGCTGGACCTTATGGAACAGCTGAACCTGTCTGCAGTGAACACCCTGTTTTCTGAAAATATCGGAGATTACATCGGGGCGGAAGACATCCGAAATTCCTTTGATGAAGCTTTTGGCCAAGGGGCCGGTGCCAAGGTGGAAGTGGACTGTGATGTGGTTGGGGGCCGCAGATTGATTGGAGAATTGAGAATTCATTTGCAAGGCACCTTGAATGAAGGGGCGGCCTTTGCCGATCTCTTGGAAAATGCGCCCTCTGCAAAACAAGGGTGCTCTGGCGGAATTGTTGACGAGGTGGGGCTGGGGAACTAG
- a CDS encoding phenylacetate--CoA ligase family protein, with amino-acid sequence MDLEFYDHLETREMGKREADQFAQLPALLKKARGSGQGWHTHLEGVDPDSVTSREALANLPVLRKSDLVAKLAEENGLGSLSNGSSFGLQRVFMSPGPIWEMQGSGKDPWNCARALHAAGFRGGERVHNTFSYHMTPGGFIMDEGLRALGAVVFPAGTGNTDLQVAAISGYRPTAYTGTPDYLKIIIERADELGADISSIDKALVSGGALFPSLREFYLNRGIRVQQCYATAELGVIAYESSAQEGMVVNEGYLVEIVTPGTGDPVAQGDVGEVVVTTLNGGYPYFRFATGDLSAVVAGASACGRTNMRLKGWMGRADQRTKVKGMFVDPVQINRISKSYGELGRLRLNVLRKQERDHMILLAESPRQDESLIGELKQALKENTGLSGDVELVDLGTLPNDGKVISDERTL; translated from the coding sequence ATGGATTTGGAGTTTTATGACCATCTGGAAACCAGAGAGATGGGAAAACGGGAAGCTGACCAATTCGCGCAGTTGCCCGCTTTATTAAAAAAGGCCAGAGGCTCCGGGCAGGGCTGGCACACGCATTTGGAAGGGGTAGACCCTGACAGCGTGACCTCTCGCGAAGCACTGGCAAACCTCCCCGTTTTACGCAAGAGCGATCTGGTTGCGAAGCTGGCCGAAGAAAACGGGCTGGGAAGCTTGTCCAATGGAAGTTCTTTTGGTCTGCAGCGTGTGTTCATGTCTCCCGGCCCCATCTGGGAAATGCAGGGCAGTGGCAAAGACCCGTGGAACTGCGCACGCGCGCTGCATGCCGCAGGTTTTCGCGGGGGCGAGCGGGTGCACAACACCTTCTCCTATCACATGACACCGGGCGGCTTCATAATGGATGAAGGCCTTCGGGCCTTGGGTGCTGTGGTCTTTCCGGCAGGTACGGGCAATACGGACTTGCAGGTTGCCGCCATTTCCGGCTACCGCCCAACGGCCTATACGGGCACGCCCGATTACTTGAAAATTATAATAGAGCGGGCTGATGAACTGGGTGCTGATATTTCCAGCATCGACAAAGCGCTTGTCTCCGGCGGCGCGCTGTTTCCCTCCCTCCGGGAGTTCTATTTGAACAGGGGCATTCGCGTGCAGCAGTGTTATGCCACAGCGGAATTGGGCGTCATTGCCTATGAAAGCTCAGCTCAGGAGGGAATGGTGGTCAATGAGGGCTATCTGGTGGAAATCGTCACGCCCGGCACCGGTGATCCGGTGGCGCAGGGAGACGTGGGCGAAGTGGTTGTCACCACTTTGAACGGGGGCTACCCCTATTTCCGCTTCGCTACAGGAGACCTTTCTGCGGTTGTCGCAGGTGCCTCGGCTTGCGGGCGCACCAACATGCGTTTGAAAGGGTGGATGGGCCGTGCCGACCAGCGCACCAAGGTCAAGGGTATGTTTGTGGATCCGGTTCAAATCAACCGAATCAGCAAATCCTATGGGGAACTGGGGCGGCTGCGCCTGAATGTGCTGCGTAAGCAGGAGCGCGACCACATGATCTTACTGGCAGAATCACCACGGCAGGATGAGAGCTTGATAGGGGAACTCAAACAAGCCCTTAAGGAAAATACAGGGCTGTCGGGGGATGTGGAACTGGTTGACCTAGGTACTCTTCCTAATGATGGTAAGGTTATTTCCGACGAGAGGACGCTCTAG
- the hemH gene encoding ferrochelatase has protein sequence MSGAQSTTQAPTGTLPHEHPPVDAGKVGVLLINLGTPDGTDYWSMRRYLKEFLSDRRVIEWPRLLWYPILHGIVLSKRPQKSGEAYKEIWNNELDESPLRTITRSQSEQLKQAFKFEETDVKVDWAMRYGNPSIRSRLQAMKDEGCERILVFPLYPQYSASTTATVNDEVFRVLMDMRWQPALRTVPPYHDHPVYVNALAASVEATLEQLPEKPEVILTSYHGIPQSYFKKGDPYHCHCMKTTRLLREKLGMDEKQLQVTFQSRFGPEEWLQPYTDKTIEKLAKEGVKRIAVMNPGFVADCLETLEEIAGEGAEIFEENGGKQFTHIPCLNDSEPGMKTIHAIVKNELAGWI, from the coding sequence ATGTCAGGAGCACAAAGCACCACACAGGCGCCAACGGGGACATTGCCACACGAGCACCCTCCTGTTGACGCCGGAAAAGTTGGCGTTTTGCTGATAAACCTTGGAACTCCTGACGGAACCGACTACTGGTCCATGCGCCGCTATTTGAAAGAATTCCTTTCAGACCGGCGTGTTATCGAGTGGCCGCGCCTGCTTTGGTATCCCATCCTTCATGGAATTGTGCTGTCCAAGCGCCCGCAAAAATCCGGCGAAGCCTATAAGGAAATCTGGAATAACGAGCTGGATGAAAGCCCGCTGCGCACCATCACCCGCAGCCAGAGCGAGCAACTGAAGCAGGCCTTCAAGTTTGAAGAAACTGACGTGAAGGTGGATTGGGCCATGCGCTACGGAAATCCGTCCATCCGCTCCCGTCTGCAGGCCATGAAAGACGAAGGGTGTGAGCGAATTCTTGTCTTCCCGCTCTACCCGCAATATTCCGCATCCACCACGGCAACCGTGAATGATGAGGTTTTCCGCGTGCTCATGGACATGCGCTGGCAACCGGCCCTGCGCACAGTGCCGCCCTATCATGACCACCCTGTCTATGTGAATGCTCTGGCAGCCTCGGTGGAGGCGACGCTTGAGCAGTTGCCGGAAAAGCCGGAGGTCATTCTCACCAGCTACCACGGAATTCCCCAGAGCTACTTTAAAAAAGGGGATCCCTATCATTGCCACTGCATGAAAACCACGCGTTTGCTGCGCGAAAAGCTGGGTATGGATGAGAAGCAGCTGCAGGTTACCTTCCAGTCCCGTTTCGGCCCTGAAGAGTGGCTTCAGCCGTACACGGACAAAACCATCGAAAAGCTTGCTAAAGAGGGCGTGAAACGAATCGCGGTCATGAATCCGGGGTTTGTAGCTGACTGTCTGGAGACGCTGGAAGAAATTGCTGGCGAGGGCGCGGAAATTTTTGAGGAAAATGGCGGCAAACAGTTCACTCACATCCCTTGCCTTAATGACAGCGAACCGGGCATGAAAACCATCCATGCCATTGTCAAGAACGAGCTGGCTGGCTGGATTTAA
- a CDS encoding SPFH domain-containing protein, producing the protein MEFLGLNIFLIALLGFIVLVFFAGIKTVTQGYNYTIERFGRYRTTLKPGLNLIIPFLDRVGYKVNMMEQVLDVPAQEVITKDNASVTADCVTFYQVLDAARASYEVMGLQNAILNLTMTNIRSVMGSMDLDELLSNRDEINARLLRVVDAAAEPWGVKVTRIEIKDINPPVDLVDAMGRQMKAEREKRASILEAEGDRQAEINKAEGVKQSLILEAEGRQQAAFRDAEARERLAEAEATATKLVSEAIATGDVAAINYFVANKYVEAFGELAKSPNQKTLIVPMEATSVIGSLAGIAEIAKDTFSQEAKERRSSSRVPSVGTSKDSE; encoded by the coding sequence ATGGAATTTTTAGGGTTAAATATTTTCCTAATCGCCCTGCTGGGGTTTATCGTTCTCGTCTTCTTTGCGGGGATCAAAACAGTCACACAGGGCTATAATTACACCATCGAGCGGTTCGGGCGTTACAGGACGACCTTGAAGCCGGGTCTTAACCTGATCATCCCGTTTCTGGACCGCGTTGGTTACAAGGTAAACATGATGGAACAGGTGCTGGACGTACCGGCACAAGAGGTTATCACCAAGGATAATGCCTCTGTCACCGCTGATTGTGTCACCTTTTATCAGGTGCTGGATGCAGCGCGTGCGTCCTATGAGGTCATGGGCCTGCAAAACGCCATCCTCAACCTCACCATGACCAATATCCGTAGTGTCATGGGTTCCATGGATCTGGACGAACTTCTTTCCAACCGCGACGAAATCAACGCCCGTCTGCTGCGCGTGGTGGATGCTGCTGCCGAGCCTTGGGGAGTGAAGGTCACCCGCATCGAGATCAAGGATATCAACCCGCCCGTTGACCTTGTGGACGCCATGGGCCGCCAGATGAAGGCAGAGCGTGAAAAGCGCGCCTCGATTTTGGAAGCCGAGGGCGACCGCCAAGCGGAAATCAACAAGGCGGAAGGCGTCAAGCAGTCCTTGATTTTGGAGGCAGAAGGTCGCCAGCAAGCCGCGTTCCGTGATGCAGAAGCCCGAGAACGTCTTGCCGAAGCGGAAGCAACGGCAACAAAGTTGGTGTCAGAGGCTATTGCCACAGGAGATGTGGCGGCAATCAATTACTTTGTGGCCAATAAATATGTCGAGGCCTTTGGTGAGCTGGCAAAATCTCCGAACCAGAAAACCCTCATTGTGCCCATGGAAGCAACCAGCGTGATCGGGTCACTGGCAGGAATTGCCGAGATTGCCAAGGATACTTTCTCGCAGGAAGCAAAGGAGCGCCGTTCCTCTTCCCGCGTGCCAAGTGTGGGCACTTCGAAGGACAGTGAATGA
- a CDS encoding NfeD family protein, giving the protein MSALIDLVNMLGPWKWWVLGLLLLGLEVAAPGWIFVWFGLAAFIVGGVALFVELSWQWSLGLFLAASVVSLVLGRSFMMKITRTQGDPELNQRGSRYLGREFVLADPIQNGQGTLHIDGTIWRISGDDTSVGTKVKIVEIEGVSLKVQKVT; this is encoded by the coding sequence ATGAGTGCGCTGATTGATCTTGTAAATATGCTTGGCCCTTGGAAGTGGTGGGTTCTTGGCCTGCTTCTTCTGGGGTTGGAGGTGGCCGCGCCCGGATGGATTTTCGTCTGGTTTGGCCTCGCGGCCTTTATTGTGGGCGGGGTTGCACTGTTTGTGGAACTGAGCTGGCAATGGTCCTTGGGCCTGTTTCTCGCGGCCTCCGTGGTTTCTCTGGTTCTTGGCCGCTCTTTCATGATGAAAATCACCAGGACGCAGGGCGACCCGGAGCTGAACCAGCGTGGCTCCCGTTACCTTGGGCGTGAATTTGTGTTGGCTGATCCGATCCAGAACGGTCAGGGCACCTTGCATATTGATGGCACCATCTGGCGCATCAGCGGGGATGATACGAGCGTTGGAACCAAAGTGAAGATTGTGGAAATTGAAGGGGTGAGCTTGAAGGTGCAAAAGGTGACTTAG
- a CDS encoding alpha/beta hydrolase, with translation MRWILLVLIIIFVGYGWHTTIFTPISLSFSPSQIPEDVEGYLLHEEAKFADIKPGLQKQIIWNDPASKQKTAYSIVSIHGFSTSKEEIRPIPDNMAAELGANLFYTRLAGHGRTIKAMGEVSYNDWVNDTAEAFEVGRRIGDKTIIIATSLGGALATWLLKTKDEYQEDIAAIILVSPSYELEYFGTSLITAPYASLVVRALLGPTRCDNMQATLREFYAFSVCYPTKSLLPLAQFIDLAFRSEKAPSDVPALFIYGLEDKVVDSVRTNEVYETWGSNTERLLLENTKGSPSQTAHVPIGDFYDPQNNSAAMRKISSWLHEVTQEKSVPDSQ, from the coding sequence ATGCGTTGGATTCTATTAGTTCTCATTATCATTTTTGTCGGATATGGCTGGCACACAACGATCTTCACGCCCATCTCACTCAGCTTTTCTCCCTCACAGATCCCTGAGGATGTTGAAGGATATCTTCTGCATGAGGAGGCTAAATTTGCCGATATAAAACCGGGCCTGCAAAAGCAGATCATCTGGAATGACCCAGCTTCAAAGCAGAAGACAGCCTATTCCATCGTAAGCATTCATGGGTTCTCGACCAGTAAAGAGGAAATCCGCCCCATACCGGATAATATGGCAGCTGAGCTGGGGGCCAATTTGTTTTATACGCGGTTGGCAGGCCACGGGCGTACCATCAAAGCCATGGGGGAAGTCTCCTATAATGACTGGGTGAACGATACCGCCGAGGCTTTCGAGGTGGGCCGGAGAATTGGGGACAAGACAATCATCATAGCAACGTCCTTGGGGGGAGCATTAGCCACTTGGCTTTTAAAAACCAAGGATGAATACCAAGAGGATATTGCAGCTATTATCTTAGTTTCTCCCTCATATGAGCTTGAGTATTTCGGCACAAGTTTGATCACGGCTCCCTATGCATCTCTCGTGGTACGTGCACTCTTAGGCCCAACCCGCTGTGATAACATGCAGGCAACCTTGAGAGAGTTCTATGCTTTTTCTGTTTGCTATCCCACAAAATCCCTCTTGCCTCTCGCCCAGTTCATAGATCTGGCATTTCGGTCGGAAAAGGCGCCAAGTGATGTCCCTGCATTATTTATTTATGGCTTGGAGGACAAGGTCGTGGATTCAGTTCGTACCAACGAAGTTTATGAGACGTGGGGGTCTAATACGGAACGACTGCTGCTCGAAAATACCAAAGGGAGCCCAAGTCAAACGGCCCATGTCCCTATTGGAGATTTTTATGATCCTCAAAATAACAGTGCGGCGATGCGTAAAATCAGCTCTTGGCTGCATGAGGTTACGCAGGAAAAGAGCGTTCCGGATAGTCAATAG
- a CDS encoding KpsF/GutQ family sugar-phosphate isomerase, which produces MHMPSFQQREETKVEVNQEWLNSACRTLEAEKTGVDSLLTSLQNGLGAPFLKAVETIGQSKGRVIVSGIGKSGLIGTKLAATFASTGTPAFFVHASEASHGDLGMITEEDVVIAISWSGETQELASLIAFTRRFRVPLIGITSKSESALGRASDICLELPAVQEACPHGLAPTTSTLIQMAIGDALAIALLEARGFTASDFKVYHPGGKLGATLQHVRDVMHSGPEVPLAPVGTSMREAIVLMTQKSLGVLGITNGLGQLVGIITDGDLRRHISSDFLDKPVEEIMTADPKTVTEDLLVGAALDMINTMGITSLFVVDGKRPVGIVHLHGLLRVGAA; this is translated from the coding sequence ATGCATATGCCTTCGTTTCAGCAACGGGAAGAAACCAAAGTGGAAGTCAACCAGGAATGGCTGAATTCCGCGTGTCGCACGTTGGAAGCAGAGAAAACCGGCGTTGACTCGCTGTTGACTTCCCTCCAGAACGGACTGGGCGCTCCATTCTTGAAAGCCGTTGAGACCATTGGCCAATCCAAAGGCCGGGTTATTGTTTCCGGCATCGGTAAAAGCGGACTGATCGGCACCAAACTGGCCGCCACCTTCGCATCCACAGGCACGCCTGCCTTCTTTGTTCACGCAAGCGAAGCCAGCCACGGTGACCTTGGCATGATTACCGAGGAAGACGTTGTTATCGCCATTTCCTGGTCGGGAGAAACGCAGGAACTGGCAAGTCTTATCGCCTTCACCCGCCGCTTCCGTGTGCCGTTAATCGGCATTACCTCCAAATCCGAGAGCGCGCTTGGACGGGCCTCTGATATCTGTCTGGAATTGCCAGCTGTTCAGGAAGCTTGCCCGCACGGCCTTGCCCCCACCACCTCCACCTTGATACAGATGGCCATTGGGGACGCATTAGCCATTGCCCTGCTGGAAGCGCGCGGCTTTACCGCCAGTGACTTCAAGGTCTACCATCCGGGCGGAAAACTGGGTGCCACTTTGCAGCATGTGCGTGATGTCATGCACTCCGGCCCAGAAGTCCCTCTTGCCCCTGTAGGGACTTCCATGCGCGAAGCTATTGTCTTGATGACACAAAAGAGCCTTGGCGTTCTGGGTATCACCAATGGCCTTGGCCAGCTGGTTGGCATTATCACCGATGGTGACTTGCGCCGCCATATCAGTTCCGACTTCCTCGACAAACCCGTTGAAGAGATTATGACTGCGGACCCTAAAACGGTCACGGAAGATCTGCTTGTGGGCGCGGCACTGGACATGATCAACACAATGGGCATCACGTCCCTGTTCGTCGTGGACGGGAAACGCCCTGTTGGCATCGTCCACCTGCATGGCTTACTGCGTGTGGGAGCAGCTTAA
- a CDS encoding outer membrane beta-barrel protein produces the protein MKASIKYLTVILGVAALSGLTSNAKAQENAPPLRGLMDGAADEDVLEGTVKTNGRELSSLTRIYSEGRRQGPQASFAQKLQRAERVAALGQLVAPDPMLDVFDGDTLSDRPEGLRLRSFLFYPELSAGWGYTDNASSSASGEGSSFYRLEGFVALRSDWDRHYAEAYMEGSLQSFIEDTEDDQPQVGAGGQLRLDLKGGFEVGLQTSYSLTREERASAENASETGRTDLVHDLRGAVSVEKEIGPMLVSAQAGIERTFYDEGSDRAEEDRDNSLFDASLRLSMNAGGMVAPFVEGGVLLRKYDRCCAGGFNRDATGYHLRTGFNLDRGPKLRGEVSVGWREERPEDHHLPNLQGLLFDTAFVWSPTRRDTVSASVVTYFDSSHLEGVSGSILYSGELQYARQITQDLVADASLSYSYRDYKGMSGSEREMQGSLGVLWAFSKSAALTARYTYSNFRAAESPNSFHSNTIEAGLRIRH, from the coding sequence ATGAAAGCATCCATTAAATATCTGACAGTGATTCTTGGTGTAGCGGCTTTGTCTGGCTTGACAAGCAATGCTAAGGCACAGGAAAACGCGCCTCCTCTGCGTGGTTTGATGGATGGAGCTGCGGACGAAGATGTGCTTGAGGGAACCGTAAAGACCAACGGGCGGGAGCTTTCATCTTTAACGCGCATATATAGTGAAGGCCGCCGGCAGGGGCCACAGGCCTCGTTTGCCCAAAAGCTGCAACGTGCGGAACGGGTGGCCGCACTGGGGCAATTGGTAGCTCCCGACCCCATGCTTGACGTGTTTGATGGCGATACCCTGTCAGACCGGCCCGAGGGGCTGCGGTTACGCTCTTTTCTTTTTTACCCCGAGCTGAGTGCGGGCTGGGGCTATACGGATAACGCATCTAGCTCCGCATCAGGGGAAGGCAGCAGTTTTTATAGGCTGGAGGGCTTTGTCGCTCTGCGTTCGGATTGGGATCGCCATTATGCCGAAGCCTATATGGAAGGTAGTCTGCAGTCGTTCATTGAAGACACGGAAGATGACCAGCCTCAGGTGGGGGCAGGGGGGCAGTTGCGTCTGGACTTGAAAGGCGGGTTCGAAGTCGGCCTGCAAACATCCTATTCCCTGACCCGTGAAGAACGGGCCTCCGCGGAAAATGCCAGTGAAACAGGCAGGACAGATCTGGTACATGACCTGCGCGGAGCGGTGAGCGTGGAAAAAGAAATAGGTCCCATGCTGGTTTCTGCCCAAGCTGGCATTGAGCGCACATTTTATGATGAAGGCAGTGATCGCGCTGAAGAAGATAGGGACAACTCCTTGTTTGACGCCAGCTTGCGTCTCTCCATGAATGCAGGGGGAATGGTGGCCCCGTTTGTTGAAGGTGGTGTCTTGCTGCGCAAGTATGACCGGTGCTGTGCGGGTGGGTTTAACCGGGATGCCACTGGATACCATCTGAGAACGGGCTTTAATCTGGACCGTGGACCCAAGCTGAGGGGAGAGGTGTCCGTTGGCTGGCGAGAGGAACGGCCAGAAGATCACCATTTGCCAAATCTTCAAGGGCTCTTGTTCGATACTGCCTTTGTGTGGTCTCCAACGCGGCGCGATACAGTGAGTGCGTCCGTGGTTACTTACTTCGACAGCTCTCACTTAGAAGGTGTTTCCGGCTCCATCCTTTATTCAGGCGAGTTGCAATATGCCCGTCAGATAACGCAGGATCTGGTTGCTGATGCCTCCCTTAGCTATTCCTATAGGGATTATAAAGGGATGTCCGGCTCGGAGAGGGAAATGCAAGGTTCCCTTGGTGTTCTTTGGGCTTTTTCAAAAAGTGCTGCTTTAACTGCCCGTTATACCTATAGCAATTTCAGGGCAGCCGAGAGTCCAAATAGTTTTCACAGTAATACTATAGAGGCTGGCCTTCGCATAAGGCACTGA
- a CDS encoding lytic murein transglycosylase has product MQVIGVIRAALGALFVGSILVGQAAAAPAFDRWVEGFWPQARSAGISRSLYTQVFKGMTPDPEILRRAENQPEFTQAVWSYLDRAVSDRRIKNGTEAEAEWSAWLDTIEKRYGVSRYTVVAIWGMESSYGHILDNPKIVRGTIRSLATLAYDGGKRKKFGRTQLIAALKILQNGDVHHSKMTGSWAGAMGHTQFIPTTYQAYAVDITGDGKRDIWNSVPDALASTAAYLKASGWETGKTWGYEVQLPSGFNYALANKKSARSLGEWETLGITRANGSAFPRKSDHAKLYLPAGSKGPAFLTLKNFDVIKRYNNSNSYALAVGHLGDRILGVSSFQASWPRNDTPLSFSERKQLQQLLSRNGYPVGKIDGRIGPGSQSAIRKYQLARGMTPDGYDSKLLLERLKREN; this is encoded by the coding sequence TTGCAGGTAATTGGGGTCATAAGGGCAGCACTTGGTGCCTTATTTGTTGGCAGCATTTTAGTGGGGCAGGCTGCGGCGGCTCCGGCTTTTGACAGGTGGGTGGAAGGCTTCTGGCCACAAGCACGCAGTGCCGGTATTTCCCGCTCCCTTTACACGCAGGTGTTTAAAGGCATGACGCCTGATCCGGAAATTTTGCGCCGCGCAGAAAATCAGCCGGAGTTCACACAGGCTGTGTGGAGTTATCTGGACAGGGCTGTGTCCGACAGGCGTATCAAAAACGGAACAGAGGCTGAAGCGGAATGGTCCGCTTGGCTGGATACCATCGAAAAGCGCTATGGCGTTTCTCGTTACACGGTTGTGGCTATCTGGGGCATGGAAAGCTCCTACGGCCATATTCTGGATAATCCGAAGATCGTCAGAGGCACCATCCGCTCACTGGCAACCCTTGCCTATGATGGTGGCAAGCGAAAGAAATTCGGTCGTACCCAGCTGATAGCCGCTCTTAAAATCTTGCAGAACGGGGATGTTCACCACTCCAAGATGACCGGCTCGTGGGCTGGCGCCATGGGTCACACCCAGTTCATCCCAACCACCTATCAAGCCTACGCGGTGGACATTACCGGAGACGGAAAACGCGATATCTGGAACAGTGTGCCTGATGCGTTGGCCTCAACCGCCGCCTATCTCAAGGCATCGGGCTGGGAAACCGGCAAGACATGGGGCTATGAGGTCCAGCTGCCAAGTGGCTTTAACTACGCCCTTGCCAACAAGAAGTCCGCACGCTCTTTGGGCGAGTGGGAAACCTTGGGCATAACACGGGCCAATGGCAGCGCATTCCCGCGCAAAAGCGATCATGCCAAGTTGTACCTTCCAGCAGGCTCCAAAGGTCCGGCGTTCCTGACACTTAAAAACTTCGACGTTATCAAGCGCTACAACAACTCCAACTCCTATGCTCTGGCCGTAGGGCATCTGGGTGACAGGATCTTGGGAGTATCCTCATTTCAGGCCAGCTGGCCGCGCAACGATACACCCTTGAGTTTTTCAGAGCGAAAGCAGTTGCAGCAGCTCTTGTCGCGCAATGGATATCCGGTCGGTAAGATTGATGGAAGAATCGGCCCAGGCTCCCAGTCCGCCATCCGCAAATACCAGCTTGCCAGAGGCATGACGCCTGACGGATATGACTCAAAGCTTTTGCTGGAAAGGTTGAAACGGGAAAACTAA
- a CDS encoding SGNH/GDSL hydrolase family protein produces MKVIRILWSIVLVAALTCVFAAEPFSSTPAQAQVSQKKSKPTGGGFFSRLFGLSAKKKQPQARQKRTRRYKRSTTRRKSRRAAPAVASAPVIKEEAKSEDAKTLLVVGDGLAQGVADGLKAVYAQTPSIKVKKLTYPGVGLVKSKEPDWPEEIVTTLEKEDVGLVVVMLGLSDDGDISIEEDVIPFQSRDWTKEYRYRVASMVAAVRNEQLPLIWVGLAPAEDYSKSANFSFLNDLYVEQVEPAGGVFVDIWRAFLDENGIYTREGPDVSGKTRQLRTKDGNSFTWSGYRKIAYFVEKEIARVFGSASAFIFEGVKDDPNFMVLTGRLTSPEVKLISGEEEVLEPIPGTPHHTLTISGEDMPNVAGRVDDPRWPPY; encoded by the coding sequence ATGAAAGTGATCCGCATATTGTGGAGCATTGTGTTAGTGGCCGCATTGACCTGCGTGTTCGCAGCCGAACCTTTTTCTTCCACTCCCGCTCAGGCACAAGTTAGTCAGAAAAAGAGCAAGCCGACGGGCGGCGGTTTTTTCTCCCGCCTGTTTGGGCTTTCGGCCAAAAAGAAACAACCTCAAGCCAGACAAAAACGAACCCGCCGCTATAAACGCTCCACAACGCGGCGCAAAAGCCGGAGGGCGGCCCCTGCGGTCGCCAGCGCGCCGGTTATCAAGGAAGAAGCCAAAAGCGAAGATGCCAAAACCCTTTTGGTGGTGGGCGATGGTCTGGCACAAGGCGTTGCTGATGGCTTGAAGGCTGTTTACGCGCAAACGCCTTCCATCAAGGTGAAAAAGCTCACCTATCCCGGGGTTGGGTTGGTGAAGAGCAAAGAGCCCGACTGGCCGGAAGAAATCGTCACCACCTTGGAAAAGGAAGATGTGGGGCTGGTTGTTGTCATGCTGGGGCTCTCCGATGATGGGGATATTTCCATTGAAGAAGATGTGATTCCCTTTCAGTCGCGGGACTGGACCAAAGAATACCGCTACCGGGTTGCCTCCATGGTTGCCGCGGTACGCAATGAGCAGCTGCCTCTTATCTGGGTTGGTCTTGCCCCGGCAGAAGACTACTCCAAATCCGCAAACTTCAGTTTTTTGAATGACCTTTATGTGGAGCAGGTAGAACCGGCGGGCGGTGTGTTTGTGGACATCTGGAGGGCCTTTTTGGATGAAAATGGCATCTATACCAGAGAAGGTCCTGATGTTTCGGGTAAAACACGGCAGCTTCGCACCAAAGACGGCAACTCCTTCACATGGTCCGGCTATCGGAAAATTGCCTACTTTGTTGAAAAGGAAATTGCCCGCGTATTTGGCAGCGCCAGCGCCTTCATTTTTGAAGGTGTGAAGGATGATCCCAACTTCATGGTGCTTACTGGACGTCTCACATCTCCGGAAGTGAAGCTGATTTCCGGTGAGGAAGAAGTGCTTGAACCGATTCCCGGCACCCCCCATCACACCCTCACCATTTCGGGTGAGGACATGCCGAATGTGGCGGGGCGTGTGGATGACCCGCGTTGGCCACCCTACTAA